The genomic region ATCGGTAGCAAGCACAGGGCTCAGAGTGCAATTGATCTTATTCAATCTTATGGTTCTGATATTAAGATCGTAGGTTGTTTGGAGATAGATAAGTCTGAGATTGGAAAAGCGTTGATACATGATGTGAAGGTTATCGGCACAATGGATGACCTTAAAGAGATAATATTAAATTATGTAGTGGATGAGGTTATTTTTGCCATGCCTTTGAAGGATATTGATTCTGTTCATGAATATATGTTATTGCTTGAGATGATAGGAATTACGGTGCGTATTTTCCCAGACTGGCATATCCACACGCTTTTATATGAACCTAAAATTGCTTCCATTTCATTTGATAGTTTTCATGGATTTCCAACTATGCTCTTGGCTACTATCAGTTCTAAGCATCAAGACCTCTCCTTTAAGGTTGTTATAGATTATATTTTTGGTTTTGTTATTTTTGTATTAATCTTTCCCTTATTCTTGGGAATCGCGTTTGCAATAAAACTATTTTCAAAGGGGCCAGTCTTTTTCAAGCAGGAGCGATTGGGGCTTAACGGCCGTAAATTCAGTCTATACAAATTCAGGACTATGGTAGTAAATGCTGAAGAAAAGCTTCAGGAGTTGAAACATTTGAACGAAGCTGATGGCCCAGCCTTTAAGATTGAGAAGGATCCGCGCATTATTCCTTATATTGGCACTTTCTTGCGAAAGACCAGCCTAGATGAGTTGCCGCAGTTGATTAATGTGCTTAAGGGTGAGATGAGTCTTGTCGGCCCGCGTCCACCGATTCCATCTGAGGTTCAGGAGTATGATGCATGGCAAAGGAGAAGATTGTCTATGAAGCCTGGACTGACGTGTTTATGGCAGATCGCTCCCAGTCGAAACGATTTGACATTCAAGCAATGGATGGAATTGGATTTGAAATATATTGATGACTGGTCTCTTAAGCTCGATTTGAAGATATTGTTTAGGACAGCCAAAGCTGTGGTCTCAGGTTCAG from Spirochaetota bacterium harbors:
- a CDS encoding sugar transferase; this translates as MHARRNRIVIQLHSLLDVCLIVAAFVIAYFIRRDLLPPPFGTLHISPNYYIILLIIIIIWYVFFTIFKVYTPYSERGFVFIYRQVFKAVSVGMIVLITSLYIVKIPDVSRLLLGIFYFINLLLLFISKGLIYFIWRKYGSAEHNISNIIIIGSKHRAQSAIDLIQSYGSDIKIVGCLEIDKSEIGKALIHDVKVIGTMDDLKEIILNYVVDEVIFAMPLKDIDSVHEYMLLLEMIGITVRIFPDWHIHTLLYEPKIASISFDSFHGFPTMLLATISSKHQDLSFKVVIDYIFGFVIFVLIFPLFLGIAFAIKLFSKGPVFFKQERLGLNGRKFSLYKFRTMVVNAEEKLQELKHLNEADGPAFKIEKDPRIIPYIGTFLRKTSLDELPQLINVLKGEMSLVGPRPPIPSEVQEYDAWQRRRLSMKPGLTCLWQIAPSRNDLTFKQWMELDLKYIDDWSLKLDLKILFRTAKAVVSGSGR